In one window of Reinekea forsetii DNA:
- a CDS encoding thymidine kinase — protein MAQLYFYYSAMNAGKSTALLQSDYNYHERGMTTRLLTAQLDNRFGDGRIASRIGLEKPADTFNNETDLIAWYKDGNPVDCVFIDEAQFLTKKQVDDLAFMVDTMKLPVLCYGIRTDFRGELFTGSERLLAIADKLTELKTVCHCGRKAIMVMRMDENGKALTDGAQVEIGGNERYVSMCRKHYYEALYQ, from the coding sequence ATGGCTCAACTTTATTTTTACTACTCGGCAATGAACGCTGGCAAGTCCACTGCGCTGCTGCAATCGGACTACAATTATCACGAACGGGGCATGACAACGCGCCTACTGACGGCCCAACTCGACAATAGATTTGGTGATGGCCGCATTGCGTCCCGGATCGGGCTGGAAAAGCCAGCTGACACCTTCAATAACGAAACCGATCTGATCGCCTGGTACAAAGACGGCAATCCGGTCGATTGTGTCTTTATCGATGAGGCCCAATTCTTGACCAAGAAGCAGGTCGATGATCTGGCCTTTATGGTGGATACCATGAAATTACCGGTGCTCTGTTATGGCATACGCACCGACTTTCGCGGCGAACTTTTCACCGGGTCTGAACGCCTATTGGCCATCGCCGACAAGCTCACCGAACTGAAGACGGTCTGTCACTGCGGACGCAAGGCTATCATGGTGATGCGGATGGATGAAAACGGCAAGGCCTTGACCGACGGAGCTCAAGTGGAGATTGGCGGCAATGAACGCTATGTATCGATGTGTCGGAAACACTACTATGAGGCGTTATATCAGTAA